The sequence aaaataatttagagagactgtttcagttttaacttGGTACCTATTATGGTACCTTGTGTACAGTATCTGTTTGCTTAGTATAAGATCTAATATTGTGATGAGGCACCAGGTCTTTAAATTGTAACATTTACAATCAAAATTACTCGTGTAATCAACAGTGTTTCCTAACTGTTTCAGCCATATAAATATCTATTATTTCCACAACGACTCAATGACCTGTGACCCCCAACAGGGGGCATGAATTTAtcagttttgaaattgaaacattaCATTATTTGCATCCATTTCTAATCATTTCATAAAGTTTAAAGAACTTACTGGGTGTAGCAGCCTTAAAGAGTTTAATCATTTCACAGTCATCATTATACCTGCCAGTCTATGATATATGACttaataagtttatttatgaattttccgGATTTATTGCAATAAGTTCTTTGTTTCATTAACTTCCCTCTTTTTTTCAACAtactcaccctgtattttacgACATTTAACACTTGAAAATAAAGTCTTCTTACGAAATAGAAAGTTATTGAAACAAATACGATATATTATAGAATATTCTTTGGAAGCGTTACTGCAATTCCAAACTAATTTACTTAGGTGCTGTTTCCAACATGAGTATAATAACCAGAGGACAAATCCTTTCAGGAACAGAACTTTCCAGGTATGTATTAGATGTATTAAGCTTCATTTACTCAAAGTACTGGCAACTTTATCTGATTATTTCCACCAAAACTTTTTGcagtttctataaaatttaccCTCCCAGAAAAATTGCCTGGACTGcgatttttaaacattaaagcTAAGTTGTATACTTTTACTATAAAATCTATCTGAAATAAAGCTGGAGATTTTGACAACTTTAACTTATCAAATTACAGGGAAATTAAGAATGAACTAAAGAAATCCGTGGATGCGCTTAAGCGAACCTTCCCACAATACCAACCAAAACTGGCTATTGTCCAGGTAGGTGGTAGAGAGGACTCAAATGTCTACATTCGAATGAAAATACAGGCTGCAGCTGCAGTTGGAGCAGTTGCTGAACACATTAAACTACCAAAGGACTCAACTCAAGAAGAGGTAAGttctagaaaatttaatgaaactgaCAAACACTTATGGAATTTTTAGTTGCTAAAAAGACTGGACGGTCTCAATAATGATCCAAACGTCCATGGAATCATAGTGCAAATGCCCCTGGATTCTGTGAACGAAATCGACTCACATTTGATCACAGATTCAGTAGCGCCATCTAAAGATGTTGATGGGTGCGTGACAATGAATTAGTGTGTAgcaaaaaacataattttctttggcATTAGGTTGCATACAATTAATGAAGGAAGGCTAGCCATAGGGGACTTAAAAGGGTTTCTCCCATGTACTCCAGTAGGTGTATTGGAACTGATTAAAAAATCTGGAGTTGCAATAGAGGGTGCTGACGTTGTAGTATTGGGAAGGAGCAAAATTGTAGGCACCCCCGCCGCTGAACTACTGAAATGGCATCATGCTACTGTTACAGTGTGCCACTCAAAGACAAAACATTTGAAGCAGAAGGtattttgttataataaatttgGCAGCTTTTGTTCAAGCAgtaattgaaatatcttttaaacggcagtttatgttttttagtGTCAGCAAGCTGATATTTTAGTAGTGGCGATTGGAAGGGCAGAGTTTGTTAAAAAGGATTGGGTAAAACCGGGAGCTGTAGTGATCGATTGCGGAATAAATAGTATTCCAGGTGAGGTATagtgacaaaatggtgaatgctagttttattctttttttatcactAATAGTAAGTATATTAAGAGGCAAATTtcataaagcaaaatttcatcGAAACATAGTAAAATAATAGTCTATTCTAtactattttttctattgaacAGAAGTTTCATATACCCTTATAGCTATTATTTAGTACTACTTTCCTCTTTTGTAATACAAAATATAGTTCAAAGCAGGGCTCTACCGCTTTGAAAAGTATGAATTTAGTGAGTTGACCTATAAAAGTGATTGAATTGtcacagttttaaaattaaaaaaatatgcacaGGGGAAGGCATTAAAACCACAAATCTTTCGAAATGTTATGTAGAATCTGCATAATATTTTAAGCTTAATAACtcacttaattaaaaaatcttatttgaaatactaaataatttGTCAGTTTTATTGTTAGGTCAAGCAGGCTAAACCCTAAGGCGATAAGCTATTCCCATACTAATTCGTATAAATCATGTTATGGAAAACATCGTAAAAGGATAGGTGTATACGTAAATTCTTTATATCGGGGACACTTGATTCAATTATCTCTCTGTGTATTCGAGTCAGCGGTCATAACAGATCAATTTCTTGTTATTTAAGCATTCGTGCTTCAGATTTTCGTATTACTACGTAGCGTTATATAAGAGCCTGTATTATAGAAAATGGAAGATAAACAAGGTATTCcaattccttaattttttaattagaaactatgaaaaccaaaaattttttactatttaatataatttcaggAGATATTTGAAATCTTTGTGTGAAGAAGTATTACGTTTTTATGCATGAATTCGAAGTAATACAAAGTAAAGGATAGTAAATGAAGTAGGCATTTTAGGTTTTCCGATAAGATCTTTTCCTGGCAATTACGCCCTCCGATGCGTTTTTATGAGCCGCCTTGTATTTTATACCTATTATGCTCTCTTTCCATCTCAACATGgctaacttttttttcattgtaatCATATAGGGATGTCGAATTACAGATCCAACAAAACAATCCGGCCAAAGGTTGGTTGGCGATGTCGCGTACGAAGAGGTGAAAGAGGTAGCCTCGCATATAACCCCAGTGCCAGGGGGTGTGGGACCTATGACCGTCGCCATGCTGATTAGAAACACCGTGTCTAGTGCGGAAAAAGCTGCAAGAAATGTGACAGGGCGGTGGAATTTGAGACCGCTACCCTTGAATTTGAGAACGCCAGTGCCAAGGTATGTTGCAGAattcaattcatttaattGCGTTAGAAAATTGTATTCGTGGAGTATATTTAAATGAGTGTCAAAATGACAATTATGATCACATGAAACAATATTATTGtcaatttcatgtttttgttatattatcCATGTCATGTATTCTATTGTGAATGATATTTCCTCTAGGTCAtgttgaattaatattttgaggACGTCTTGAAATGTACTGTGCTTGAATTCTTCACGCAGAATCTTGAGGTTTTAAAATAACAGTCTGCATATTAATGATTATACTGTTTATTACTCTATAAAATaacttattatatttaaaaatgaaatatcacATTACGAAGCCAGTAATCATTACAACTTAACCTTTCCCGACCTCTTTTTGCTTATTATGTTCAATCCAGAGTCATGTGAGAGATTAAGCATTGTTTTCCTTCTTTATTTATAGCACTTTATACCATAATATATTGCTCTCGTCTTATCATCCCAGAAATTGCGTTGAATCAAATACTAcaaattttacgatttttcCAGTGATATAGAAATTGCTCGATCGCAAATCCCGAAAGACATCACAGTTTTGGCTAACGAAATCGGATTACTGCCCCATGAAGTGTCGCAATACGGCTccaaaaaagccaaaatatcTTTGTCCGTCCTCGATCGGCTTAAAGACAGCTCAAATGGAAAATATGTCGTTGTCACAGCGTAAggaaattatgttttcttCAGTAATAATGTCTTTCGTATAAAAATGCGTTTTACTGGAATCTCGTTAATAAACATCAGAATTCAGATTTTTCTCTACTGTTTGTCAGGTTTGAGAGAGGTTCTGAACGGCTTAACCGGAAGTCCACTTCACTATAGAGAACATTAATTACAACGATTGATCACAagttaatacatattttttaatacaagtcACGATAATTCGTCGATAGGGCCTCTAAGAACAATGCCACTATAATTGCCAATATGGTTGCCATTTCGTATGATTATCGTGGGTTGACATTTTTCAGCCTCGTATGGTTTTCGAGGTCTTTGTAGAATGCATTTTTATCGGACATTCTGTATGCCAAACTGATGGTTATCGCTCATTCAGGGTTACACCTACGCCCTTCGGAGAGGGCAAAAGTACAACAATGTTAGGTTTAGTGCAAGCGCTTTCTaccaaattgaagaaaaatgcgTTCTCTACAATGAGACAGCCGTCCCAAGGTCCCACCTTCGGAATAAAGGGTTCGTTTAATAttctattttcaataatattttatttctaaaatttttacaactCGTGTTTGTTAATTAGGTGGCGCAGCCGGCGGTGGTTACTCGCAAGTGATCCCCATGGAAGACATGAATCTCCATTTGACTGGAGACATTCACGCCATCACCGCTGCCAATAACCTATTAGCGGCACAGCTAGACGCTCGAATATTTCACGAGGCCACCCAATCGGACCAAGCCTTATATGATCGTTTAGTTCCTAAAATTAAGGGAGTACGAAAGTTCTCCAATATTCAGTTAAGACGGTTGCAGAGGTTGGGTATCCAGAAAACTGATCCTGACAGTTTAACCGCTGATGAGAAAAAGAGATTTGCGAGACTGGACATTGACCCTAAACATGTGATATGGACAAGAGGTACTATGATAATATGGCGTCAATTTTATGCGGTATTGAATCCAAATACATACAAAACCATGACAACTTTAAATATACATGGAAAAGATGCATACgcaaaatttgacattttttcagtACAATGCAGTTacgaaataatatttcaatgtgtttgtttatttattaaatacatcATTACTTCTGATTATTTACGGTATGTGTCCAAATTTTTCCGCTTTCCCCGCATATTCGGCCAAATCAGCTCTATTTGAAATCTATTAACTATTTAACCTTTCAGTCCTAGATATTAACGACCGCTATCTGCGGGAGGTCACCATCGGTGAATCCCCGACTGAGAAAGGCCTTACTCGAAAAACAGGCTTCATGATCAGCGTTGCCAGCGAAATCATGGCCGTTCTGGCTCTGGCCAACGACATGACAGACTTTAAGGACAGATTGTCTCGTATGGTGGTAGCCTTTGATAGGAAAGGTGTCCCAGTGACAGCAGACGACCTAGGCGTGACGGGGGCCATGTTGGTACTGCTTAAGGACGCAATCGAGCCGACCATAATGCAAACATTAGAGGGATCGCCGGTGTTGGTACACGCGGGGCCTTTTGCTAACATCGCGCATGGGTCTAATTCCATCATTGCCGACAAGATCGCCTTAAAACTGGTGGGGCCCGATGGCATCGTGGTAACAGAGGCCGGAT comes from Euwallacea similis isolate ESF13 chromosome 9, ESF131.1, whole genome shotgun sequence and encodes:
- the pug gene encoding C-1-tetrahydrofolate synthase, cytoplasmic isoform X2 translates to MSIITRGQILSGTELSREIKNELKKSVDALKRTFPQYQPKLAIVQVGGREDSNVYIRMKIQAAAAVGAVAEHIKLPKDSTQEELLKRLDGLNNDPNVHGIIVQMPLDSVNEIDSHLITDSVAPSKDVDGLHTINEGRLAIGDLKGFLPCTPVGVLELIKKSGVAIEGADVVVLGRSKIVGTPAAELLKWHHATVTVCHSKTKHLKQKCQQADILVVAIGRAEFVKKDWVKPGAVVIDCGINSIPDPTKQSGQRLVGDVAYEEVKEVASHITPVPGGVGPMTVAMLIRNTVSSAEKAARNVTGRWNLRPLPLNLRTPVPSDIEIARSQIPKDITVLANEIGLLPHEVSQYGSKKAKISLSVLDRLKDSSNGKYVVVTAVTPTPFGEGKSTTMLGLVQALSTKLKKNAFSTMRQPSQGPTFGIKGGAAGGGYSQVIPMEDMNLHLTGDIHAITAANNLLAAQLDARIFHEATQSDQALYDRLVPKIKGVRKFSNIQLRRLQRLGIQKTDPDSLTADEKKRFARLDIDPKHVIWTRVLDINDRYLREVTIGESPTEKGLTRKTGFMISVASEIMAVLALANDMTDFKDRLSRMVVAFDRKGVPVTADDLGVTGAMLVLLKDAIEPTIMQTLEGSPVLVHAGPFANIAHGSNSIIADKIALKLVGPDGIVVTEAGFASDIGMEKFFDIKCRVSGDVPNAVVLVLTVRALKMHGGGPPVTPGAPLAPEYIQENLGLLKAGLPNAIKHISNAIKFGVPVVVAINHHTNDTDAEIQLLIDSLRDAGAFDVILSKHWALGGEGAENLAKAVVKATEQRSKFEFLYDLSLPLKTKIEIIAKNMYGTGQVKYSELAEEKLKKYEEQGFGKLPICMAKTHLSLTGNPTIKGAPTGFTLDVKDVSAAVGAGFIIPLTGEVTKIPGLPTRPAIYDIDLNIETGDIEGLF
- the pug gene encoding C-1-tetrahydrofolate synthase, cytoplasmic isoform X1, coding for MVIVTQGAVSNMSIITRGQILSGTELSREIKNELKKSVDALKRTFPQYQPKLAIVQVGGREDSNVYIRMKIQAAAAVGAVAEHIKLPKDSTQEELLKRLDGLNNDPNVHGIIVQMPLDSVNEIDSHLITDSVAPSKDVDGLHTINEGRLAIGDLKGFLPCTPVGVLELIKKSGVAIEGADVVVLGRSKIVGTPAAELLKWHHATVTVCHSKTKHLKQKCQQADILVVAIGRAEFVKKDWVKPGAVVIDCGINSIPDPTKQSGQRLVGDVAYEEVKEVASHITPVPGGVGPMTVAMLIRNTVSSAEKAARNVTGRWNLRPLPLNLRTPVPSDIEIARSQIPKDITVLANEIGLLPHEVSQYGSKKAKISLSVLDRLKDSSNGKYVVVTAVTPTPFGEGKSTTMLGLVQALSTKLKKNAFSTMRQPSQGPTFGIKGGAAGGGYSQVIPMEDMNLHLTGDIHAITAANNLLAAQLDARIFHEATQSDQALYDRLVPKIKGVRKFSNIQLRRLQRLGIQKTDPDSLTADEKKRFARLDIDPKHVIWTRVLDINDRYLREVTIGESPTEKGLTRKTGFMISVASEIMAVLALANDMTDFKDRLSRMVVAFDRKGVPVTADDLGVTGAMLVLLKDAIEPTIMQTLEGSPVLVHAGPFANIAHGSNSIIADKIALKLVGPDGIVVTEAGFASDIGMEKFFDIKCRVSGDVPNAVVLVLTVRALKMHGGGPPVTPGAPLAPEYIQENLGLLKAGLPNAIKHISNAIKFGVPVVVAINHHTNDTDAEIQLLIDSLRDAGAFDVILSKHWALGGEGAENLAKAVVKATEQRSKFEFLYDLSLPLKTKIEIIAKNMYGTGQVKYSELAEEKLKKYEEQGFGKLPICMAKTHLSLTGNPTIKGAPTGFTLDVKDVSAAVGAGFIIPLTGEVTKIPGLPTRPAIYDIDLNIETGDIEGLF